The Bacteroidales bacterium genome segment AACGCAACAACCAGAAAAACCATGCAGGAAACCGATGAAGGCAAAAACCTGGTTTTGTGTGATAGTGCTGATGATTTGTTTACCGACTTATTATCGGAACCAAAAACAAAAAAGCAAAACCTGAAAAGATTTGCAGGCTAAATTGATCAGGCCGATCTGGCTTTGATGCAACAGACAATTGCAAATGGGTGCGAAAAAATTGAATAAATCATACAAAAATTGAAAAATAAGGTAAATCATAATACTATGGAACAATTAATAAATCGAATTACAATTGACCCTGATATTTGCCACGGGAAACCGATAATCAGGGGAATGAGATACCCAGTTGAAAATATGCTCGAATTGCTGGCTTCGGGAATGACCATTGAAGAATTGCTGGAAGACTATCCTGATTTGGAAAGGGATGATTTTCTGGCATGCATTGCTTACGCAGCAAAACTTTCGCAGGTAAAAAGTATTTACACCCTGGCTTCATGAAATTTTTAATTGACGCTCAGTTGCCTAAAAGCCTGTCCGAATTTTTTACCCGGAAAGGATTTGATTCAATGCATACACTGGATTTGCCTAAGAAAAACAGGACAAGTGATACTGA includes the following:
- a CDS encoding type II toxin-antitoxin system RelB/DinJ family antitoxin, whose protein sequence is EPKLKHEVEEILQRLGLTASDAIDLFYRQIRQNKGIPFQVKIPNATTRKTMQETDEGKNLVLCDSADDLFTDLLSEPKTKKQNLKRFAG
- a CDS encoding DUF433 domain-containing protein: MEQLINRITIDPDICHGKPIIRGMRYPVENMLELLASGMTIEELLEDYPDLERDDFLACIAYAAKLSQVKSIYTLAS